A window of the Vicia villosa cultivar HV-30 ecotype Madison, WI unplaced genomic scaffold, Vvil1.0 ctg.000685F_1_1, whole genome shotgun sequence genome harbors these coding sequences:
- the LOC131630502 gene encoding mitochondrial import inner membrane translocase subunit TIM8-like, translating to MDLSDLNSADMQRFYSEEQQRAMINEMVAKMTSECWDKCITGTPGNKFSSSETNCLTHCAQRYMEMSMLIMKRFQSMQ from the exons ATGGATCTTTCCGACCTAAACTCAGCTGATATGCAGAGATTTTACTCT GAAGAACAACAAAGAGCCATGATTAATGAAATGGTGGCAAAGATGACCAGTGAATGCTGGGACAAATGCATCACAGGTACACCTGGGAATAAGTTCAGTTCCAGTGAAACTAATTGCCTTACACACTGTGCACAGCGTTACATGGAGATGAGCATGCTTATCATGAAGCGGTTTCAGAGTATGCAATGA